In Candidatus Sulfurimonas marisnigri, a single genomic region encodes these proteins:
- a CDS encoding outer membrane protein assembly factor BamD: MKLKSYLVASSVILIALFTGCAKEVEEYNKPAMYWYSKIVQQISQGDLEKADSYYSSLQGEHIGSPLLPEATMILAITHMQYEEYLLSEHFLDEYIKRYATQNEKEEAEFLKIKAKYMALPNPRRDQALIDLAIKEGETFKLQYPNSMYIEVINSMLIRLELAQAALNETIVDLYNRLDKPKSAEYYKNIKPQDWIVWNDIQRANTSWYREWFEGDGTSSWYEFLIPDTQSVVSRNSISEEDKIVGENNETK, from the coding sequence ATGAAATTAAAAAGTTATTTAGTAGCCAGTTCGGTTATATTAATTGCGTTATTTACAGGCTGTGCAAAAGAGGTTGAAGAGTACAACAAACCAGCAATGTATTGGTACTCTAAGATCGTTCAGCAAATATCTCAAGGTGATTTAGAAAAAGCAGATAGCTATTATAGTTCTCTGCAGGGTGAGCACATAGGTTCTCCTCTCTTGCCAGAGGCAACCATGATTTTAGCAATAACTCACATGCAGTACGAAGAGTATCTTTTAAGTGAGCATTTTTTAGATGAGTATATAAAAAGATATGCAACTCAAAATGAAAAAGAAGAAGCAGAGTTTTTAAAAATAAAAGCGAAATATATGGCTCTTCCAAACCCAAGACGTGATCAGGCTTTGATAGACTTAGCAATCAAAGAGGGTGAAACATTTAAGTTACAATATCCAAACTCTATGTATATAGAAGTTATAAACTCTATGCTTATTAGATTAGAACTTGCACAAGCTGCACTTAATGAGACAATAGTTGACCTTTATAATAGACTTGATAAACCAAAAAGTGCTGAGTATTATAAAAACATTAAGCCACAAGATTGGATAGTATGGAATGATATTCAAAGAGCAAATACATCTTGGTATCGTGAGTGGTTTGAAGGTGATGGCACTTCTAGCTGGTATGAGTTTTTAATACCAGATACACAAAGTGTTGTCTCAAGAAATTCTATATCAGAAGAAGATAAAATAGTAGGAGAAAATAATGAAACTAAGTGA
- a CDS encoding type II secretion system protein — MVRNSIKRFAFTMIELIFAIVIIGIAVLSLPMMTQVTSRGIESNILQEAIFAASAELMGAASGYWDANSMADNALSQFSRVIDIGSTCVNNTASDRHRLRPGHIVQPLHRRCVDGNITAVPPLNVSSNTFFNLDNAELGEQNIFIDDTANASGYKANYTSIVTVTPSAADANIKLIEITVRDSEPKDIVVLRMQSANIGEIDYYRRRF, encoded by the coding sequence GTGGTAAGAAATAGTATTAAGAGATTTGCTTTTACAATGATAGAGCTTATCTTTGCTATTGTTATAATCGGTATTGCTGTACTATCTCTTCCTATGATGACACAAGTAACATCAAGGGGTATTGAGAGCAATATTCTTCAAGAGGCTATATTTGCTGCCTCTGCAGAGCTTATGGGTGCAGCTTCTGGATATTGGGATGCAAACTCGATGGCGGATAACGCTTTGAGTCAATTCTCAAGAGTTATTGATATTGGCTCTACATGTGTAAACAACACGGCAAGTGATAGACATAGACTAAGACCTGGACATATAGTACAACCCCTGCATAGAAGATGTGTTGATGGAAATATTACAGCAGTACCACCATTAAATGTTTCAAGCAACACTTTTTTCAACTTGGACAATGCAGAACTTGGAGAACAAAATATTTTTATAGACGATACAGCAAATGCTTCAGGGTATAAGGCGAATTACACAAGTATAGTTACTGTAACACCTAGCGCCGCCGATGCAAACATAAAGCTTATAGAAATCACGGTGAGAGATTCTGAGCCAAAAGATATTGTAGTTCTTAGAATGCAAAGTGCTAATATTGGTGAGATTGATTACTATAGGAGGAGATTTTAA
- a CDS encoding M16 family metallopeptidase, translated as MKKIIVTLLIIGQIMMAATIEEIEVNGKKIPVIFEDDKRLPLVTMQFVFTNSGTITDATKAGLAKLSSRVMGEGTKALGSNAFAEALEARAIHISASAGKETFVIEVGCLKGEFETALKYFSDLLKDPNLTQEAVDKVKTTTIGSISSKANDYDYVASNELKSVLFEGTPLENPASGTIESVKSIQLEDVKGFIKKHLVSSKLIVVAGGDIELEKMKQQISKVVEAMPKGRASALKSYATSDKSKESVLKKETEQAYIYFGSPYNVSVNSPDYYKSRVATYILGTGGFGSRLMEEIRVKRGLAYSAYARADISKSSSFMSGYLQTKLDSMDEAKKTVKDVIAEFVKNGVTKDELKQTKKFLLGSEPLRVETMSQRLNRTFMEYYKGQEFGHSHRELELIKELKLKDLNEFIKAHTEILNMSFAIVTK; from the coding sequence ATGAAAAAAATAATAGTTACTTTACTAATAATAGGACAAATTATGATGGCAGCAACAATAGAAGAAATCGAAGTTAACGGTAAAAAGATACCTGTGATTTTTGAAGATGACAAAAGGTTACCACTAGTAACTATGCAGTTTGTTTTCACTAACAGCGGAACTATAACAGATGCTACAAAAGCAGGCTTAGCAAAGCTAAGTTCTAGAGTTATGGGTGAAGGAACAAAAGCTTTGGGCTCAAACGCATTTGCTGAAGCTCTTGAAGCTAGAGCTATTCATATATCTGCATCAGCAGGTAAAGAGACTTTTGTTATAGAGGTTGGGTGTCTAAAAGGTGAGTTTGAAACAGCTCTTAAATATTTTAGTGATTTATTAAAAGACCCAAATCTAACTCAAGAAGCAGTTGATAAAGTAAAAACTACAACTATTGGTTCAATCAGTTCAAAAGCAAATGACTATGATTATGTAGCTTCTAATGAACTAAAATCAGTTCTATTCGAGGGAACTCCACTGGAAAATCCAGCTTCTGGAACAATAGAGAGTGTAAAAAGTATTCAACTAGAGGATGTAAAAGGGTTTATAAAAAAACATTTGGTTAGCTCTAAACTCATAGTTGTAGCGGGTGGAGATATTGAACTAGAGAAGATGAAACAACAGATAAGTAAAGTTGTAGAAGCTATGCCAAAAGGTAGAGCGTCTGCTCTTAAAAGTTATGCTACATCAGATAAATCTAAAGAGAGTGTTCTCAAAAAAGAGACAGAACAAGCATATATATACTTTGGTTCACCATACAATGTAAGTGTTAATTCACCAGATTACTATAAATCTAGAGTAGCTACTTACATTTTAGGAACAGGCGGTTTTGGCTCAAGACTAATGGAAGAGATAAGAGTTAAAAGAGGTCTTGCTTATTCTGCTTATGCAAGAGCAGATATAAGTAAATCAAGTTCATTTATGAGTGGTTATCTTCAAACAAAACTAGACTCTATGGATGAAGCGAAAAAAACAGTTAAAGATGTAATAGCTGAGTTTGTAAAAAATGGTGTTACCAAAGATGAGCTCAAGCAGACTAAAAAGTTTTTGCTTGGAAGTGAGCCGCTTAGAGTAGAGACTATGAGCCAAAGACTTAACCGTACTTTTATGGAGTACTATAAGGGTCAAGAGTTTGGACACTCACACAGAGAGTTAGAGCTTATTAAGGAATTGAAATTAAAAGATTTAAATGAGTTCATAAAAGCTCATACAGAGATTTTAAATATGAGTTTTGCAATAGTCACCAAGTAA
- the fliW gene encoding flagellar assembly protein FliW, whose translation MQFDICAPILGFEDLKQVTLEKIDDIFMKMQSTTDKHISFTLIDPFILRDYDFEVTENTQELLGANKDSNLLILNIVLIQTPIEDSVVNFIGPIIFNTDNNKATQIILPESTRYGVAEKISTFLQAK comes from the coding sequence ATGCAATTTGATATATGTGCGCCTATCTTAGGCTTTGAAGATTTAAAACAAGTAACATTAGAAAAAATTGATGATATTTTTATGAAAATGCAATCTACTACTGATAAACATATCTCCTTCACTCTGATTGACCCGTTTATTTTGAGAGATTATGATTTTGAAGTGACTGAAAACACCCAAGAGTTGCTGGGAGCAAACAAAGACTCAAACCTTCTTATTTTAAATATAGTTCTTATACAAACACCTATAGAAGATTCTGTCGTAAACTTTATAGGTCCAATCATCTTTAATACCGACAACAACAAAGCAACACAAATAATTTTACCAGAATCTACTAGATATGGCGTTGCAGAGAAAATATCTACTTTTTTACAAGCTAAATAA
- a CDS encoding dehypoxanthine futalosine cyclase — MKRLTKEEALYLIKNADLKELGKMATARKKELHPKGITTFVIDRNINYTNICWVDCKFCAFYRHEKDADAYVLTFDEIDAKIDELLEIGGTQILFQGGVHPKLKIGWYEDLVEHIHTKYPEITIHGFSSIEIDFIAKVSRITVEEVLERLKAKGLASIPGAGAEILSDEVRDIIAPKKIDSDVWVDIHRKAHKLDIKSTATMMYGTVESDEDIVEHFDMIRELQDETGGFRAFIMWSFQGQNTELLKLIPDMDKPSSNRYLRLLAVARLYLDNVPNIQSSWVTQGPYIGQMALMFGANDLGSTMMEENVVSSAGAAYSMAKEEMVSLIRDIGEIPAVRNTAYETLEKFA; from the coding sequence ATGAAAAGATTAACAAAAGAAGAAGCTCTGTATTTAATCAAAAATGCAGACTTAAAAGAACTAGGAAAAATGGCAACAGCTCGCAAGAAAGAGCTACATCCAAAAGGTATAACAACATTTGTAATAGATAGAAATATAAACTATACTAACATTTGTTGGGTTGATTGTAAGTTTTGCGCTTTTTACAGACATGAAAAAGATGCAGATGCTTATGTACTTACTTTTGATGAGATAGATGCAAAGATTGATGAACTTTTAGAGATTGGCGGAACACAGATTCTTTTTCAAGGTGGAGTTCATCCTAAATTAAAAATAGGGTGGTATGAGGACTTAGTTGAGCATATTCATACTAAATACCCTGAGATTACAATTCACGGATTCTCTTCTATTGAGATTGATTTTATTGCAAAAGTTTCTCGCATAACTGTAGAAGAAGTGTTGGAGCGTTTAAAAGCAAAAGGTTTAGCCTCTATTCCAGGAGCTGGAGCTGAGATACTTTCCGATGAGGTTCGTGATATTATCGCACCAAAAAAGATAGACTCTGATGTATGGGTTGATATTCATAGAAAAGCCCACAAGCTTGATATTAAATCAACGGCAACTATGATGTACGGTACAGTAGAGAGTGATGAGGACATAGTAGAGCACTTTGACATGATAAGAGAACTTCAGGATGAGACAGGTGGTTTTAGAGCATTTATAATGTGGAGTTTTCAAGGGCAAAATACAGAGCTGTTAAAACTAATTCCAGATATGGATAAGCCATCATCAAACCGCTATTTAAGACTTCTAGCAGTTGCTAGGCTTTATCTTGATAATGTGCCAAATATTCAAAGTTCATGGGTAACACAAGGCCCATACATAGGTCAAATGGCTCTAATGTTTGGAGCGAATGATTTGGGTTCAACTATGATGGAAGAGAATGTTGTAAGTAGTGCCGGTGCGGCTTACTCCATGGCGAAAGAAGAGATGGTTTCTCTTATAAGAGATATAGGTGAAATACCGGCAGTACGAAATACTGCTTATGAGACATTAGAGAAATTCGCATAA
- a CDS encoding type II secretion system protein — protein sequence MRRLGFTLIELIFVIVVMGILSKFGVEFLAQAYNNFIYSSVNNSLQARSATAVESIASRLQFRIKDSIIAREPGANLNNYQALSGSTYGDTATILEWVGSDIEGFRGESLPNWSGIIDLQASSTSSLNSPETNTTALDTLIGVLSHGSGTGINNSAIYFVGSDSDINNYGWNGAALTDQTTSVMHPIRRSPNPGEEHLLIPTNGATGADNNFSGVDVFEYYQLAWTAYAVELRDYDPTTQTGNLWLNYDYQPWEGENYIDDGKEFLLMENVSTFRFKAIGSVVKVQVCVGSDIINGNVAGGYSICKEKTIY from the coding sequence ATGCGTCGTCTTGGTTTTACACTAATAGAGCTTATCTTTGTTATAGTTGTTATGGGGATTTTAAGTAAATTTGGAGTTGAGTTTTTGGCTCAGGCGTACAATAATTTTATATACTCAAGCGTAAATAACTCTCTTCAAGCGAGAAGTGCTACAGCAGTTGAGTCTATTGCCTCAAGACTGCAATTTCGTATAAAAGACTCTATTATTGCCAGAGAGCCGGGAGCAAATCTAAACAATTATCAGGCATTATCAGGTTCAACATATGGTGACACTGCAACTATTTTAGAATGGGTGGGAAGTGATATAGAAGGGTTTAGAGGGGAATCTTTGCCAAACTGGAGCGGAATAATAGATTTACAAGCATCATCAACAAGCAGTCTAAACTCACCTGAGACGAATACCACAGCTCTTGATACACTAATTGGTGTATTGTCCCACGGCAGTGGTACAGGCATAAATAATTCAGCCATCTATTTTGTAGGTTCTGATAGTGATATAAATAATTATGGATGGAATGGTGCCGCACTAACTGACCAAACCACAAGCGTTATGCATCCAATAAGAAGAAGTCCTAATCCCGGTGAAGAACATCTTCTTATCCCAACAAACGGAGCTACTGGAGCTGACAACAACTTCAGTGGAGTAGATGTTTTCGAATATTATCAGCTTGCATGGACAGCTTATGCTGTTGAACTTAGAGACTATGACCCTACAACACAAACCGGAAATCTCTGGCTTAATTACGATTACCAACCTTGGGAGGGTGAAAACTACATAGATGATGGAAAAGAGTTTTTGTTGATGGAAAACGTAAGCACATTTAGATTTAAAGCCATTGGCTCAGTTGTAAAAGTACAGGTCTGTGTAGGGAGTGATATAATCAATGGTAATGTAGCGGGAGGTTATTCAATATGCAAAGAAAAAACTATATACTAA
- the recG gene encoding ATP-dependent DNA helicase RecG, with translation MNLTKAQEEKFNKLGINSWCELALIIPHSYEDLRLHYKLQTHTFQLIDATVESVYRSANSIQITFFAHNFGHSVTGVLFRPKPYMLHQFTAGSRDYYYGMIECKTGHCSISMPRKVTNVGFITPKYKSALRSDVMLRFIQNNLTKENLIEEGLKEDIIDEVLKLHFPTELPINVKELDSKSVDALKYIELFSYMKKLSAKRRYFKSSTCRSSDYKDWAKTLPFKLTKEQVDTIEDIKIDLQKDVSARRMIVGDVGSGKTMVILASAVMMLPNKSILMAPTTILANQLFEEASKFIPNIKIVLVTNKTKNIDLSEFDFIIGTHALLYRELPKAGLVMVDEQHRFGTVQRNMLEKLVSSTDVISQAKPHFLQFSATPIPRTQAMIETAHIDVSLITSTPFKKDISSRVIHKSDFQELLGHIKSEISKKNQVLLVYPLVEQSEVIEYQSIDEARGYWENNFENVYVTHGKDKEKEEVLKEFSEKGDILIATTVVEVGISLPRLSTVVIVGAERLGLSTLHQLRGRVSRTGLKGYCFLYTNQKSSERLEKFTKTTSGFDIANLDLKFRKSGDLLKGSNQSGKQFRWIDLADDEEIVQQVKYDLNFVSLRQASVATAAPAE, from the coding sequence ATGAACCTCACAAAAGCCCAAGAAGAGAAATTTAACAAATTAGGTATCAACTCTTGGTGTGAACTCGCACTTATTATTCCTCACTCTTACGAAGATTTACGACTTCATTACAAACTTCAAACACACACATTTCAGCTTATAGACGCAACTGTAGAGTCCGTTTACCGCTCTGCAAACTCTATACAGATAACTTTTTTTGCCCATAATTTCGGACATAGTGTTACCGGCGTTTTGTTTCGTCCAAAACCATACATGTTACACCAGTTTACAGCCGGTAGCAGAGATTATTACTATGGAATGATTGAGTGTAAAACAGGACACTGCAGTATTAGTATGCCAAGAAAAGTAACCAATGTAGGTTTCATAACTCCAAAATACAAATCAGCTCTAAGAAGCGATGTTATGCTACGTTTTATTCAAAATAATTTAACAAAAGAGAATTTAATAGAAGAAGGTTTAAAAGAAGATATCATAGATGAGGTTTTAAAATTACATTTTCCGACAGAGCTACCAATTAACGTAAAAGAGCTAGATTCAAAAAGTGTTGATGCTCTTAAATATATAGAACTATTCTCTTATATGAAGAAGCTGTCTGCCAAAAGAAGATACTTTAAATCTTCTACATGTAGAAGTAGTGATTATAAAGATTGGGCTAAAACCTTGCCATTTAAACTTACAAAAGAGCAGGTTGATACTATAGAAGATATAAAAATAGATTTGCAAAAAGATGTAAGTGCTAGGCGAATGATAGTAGGGGATGTTGGAAGCGGTAAAACAATGGTTATTTTAGCTTCTGCAGTAATGATGCTGCCTAATAAGTCTATTTTAATGGCACCAACAACTATACTAGCAAACCAACTTTTTGAAGAAGCCAGTAAATTTATACCTAATATTAAAATCGTTTTAGTCACCAACAAAACAAAAAATATAGATTTGAGTGAGTTTGATTTTATTATTGGTACTCATGCACTTTTATATAGAGAGCTTCCAAAAGCAGGGCTCGTTATGGTTGACGAGCAACACCGTTTTGGAACTGTACAGAGAAACATGTTAGAGAAGTTAGTTAGTAGTACAGATGTCATAAGCCAAGCAAAACCTCATTTTTTACAGTTTTCTGCAACTCCAATTCCCAGAACTCAAGCTATGATAGAGACAGCACATATTGATGTCTCTTTAATTACATCAACACCTTTTAAAAAAGATATATCAAGCAGAGTAATCCATAAAAGTGATTTTCAAGAGTTGCTTGGGCATATAAAAAGTGAGATAAGCAAAAAAAATCAAGTTCTTTTAGTTTACCCTTTGGTTGAGCAGAGTGAAGTTATTGAGTATCAGAGTATTGATGAAGCGAGAGGATATTGGGAGAATAATTTTGAGAATGTCTACGTGACTCATGGAAAAGATAAAGAGAAAGAAGAGGTGCTAAAAGAGTTTAGTGAAAAAGGGGACATTTTAATTGCTACAACAGTAGTAGAAGTAGGTATATCTCTACCACGGCTTAGTACTGTGGTAATTGTCGGTGCTGAGAGATTAGGGTTGTCTACGCTTCATCAGCTACGAGGTCGTGTAAGTAGAACAGGACTAAAAGGCTACTGTTTTTTATATACAAACCAAAAATCATCTGAGCGATTAGAAAAGTTTACTAAAACTACTAGCGGTTTTGATATAGCAAACCTTGATTTAAAGTTTAGAAAAAGTGGTGATTTGTTAAAAGGTTCTAATCAGAGCGGAAAACAGTTTAGGTGGATTGATTTGGCAGATGATGAAGAGATAGTTCAGCAAGTGAAATATGACTTAAATTTTGTCTCATTGAGACAAGCTTCAGTAGCCACAGCGGCTCCAGCGGAGTAA
- the hpf gene encoding ribosome hibernation-promoting factor, HPF/YfiA family, producing MNISLTGRNVELTEPIKAHMNTSIETLSKYNVDIISVNVIASTQSKKGKEHSTVEFVIHLSHKNSIIIKQNDDDMYAAIDMATSRAQKAMRRMHDKETNHHKDGMNEAKNEANTAIDLHEASEALEDEIVPVELDLYKPREVEDVLNDLKDGKKVFEIFLDNEGKTRVLYKRNDGKFGLY from the coding sequence ATGAATATTTCTCTAACTGGAAGAAATGTAGAATTAACAGAGCCAATCAAAGCTCATATGAATACGTCAATAGAAACACTTAGCAAATACAATGTGGATATTATTTCTGTTAATGTTATAGCGTCTACTCAATCAAAAAAAGGTAAAGAACACTCTACTGTAGAGTTTGTTATACACCTTTCTCACAAAAACTCTATTATTATTAAACAAAATGATGATGACATGTATGCTGCTATTGACATGGCGACATCAAGAGCTCAAAAAGCTATGCGTCGTATGCATGATAAAGAGACTAATCACCATAAAGATGGTATGAACGAAGCTAAGAATGAAGCTAATACTGCAATTGATTTGCATGAGGCTAGTGAAGCTTTAGAAGATGAAATCGTACCAGTAGAACTAGACCTTTACAAACCTCGTGAAGTTGAAGATGTTTTAAATGACTTAAAAGATGGTAAGAAAGTATTTGAAATCTTCTTAGATAACGAAGGTAAAACTCGTGTTCTTTACAAAAGAAATGATGGTAAATTCGGGTTATATTAA